Genomic segment of Acinetobacter larvae:
AGAGTTCCAGTTGTACCGTACTCTGTGCCGCAGCAGACAAATCTTTTTCAACGCGTGCAACAAAATCTTGTTGGGCATCAAATCGAGTGAAGTTTAAACTATTAAAATATAGCTTAAGTGATTTTGATTCAATTAAAAACTCAGAAGATGCATCTAAACACATTCGACCAATAGCAACTTGTGGGATACCCTGTGCATTCAGCCAAGAAATTTCGAAAATATGCCACCAATCTTTACCCTGATAAATGCCTGGTATCTCTGCATATGCTGCACGTGATTGAGCACGTGCAATCGGAAATAAAATATCAGGCTGATATTCAGTAGGGTATTGCGTATCTTTACCTAATAAAGAGTGTTCTACAGACATTATTCGTGCATTCCTGAACCGCGAGAAAGTAGATAATATGCAATACCATAAAGTAGTGCACAACATAGCGTGATCACGCCAAGCGAAATACTAACATTAACGTCGCTATATCCCAAAATGCCATAACGGAAGGCATTGACCATATATACAATTGGGTTTAATAGTGACAAATTTTGCCAGAATGGGGTCAATGCTGTCATGGCATAAAATACCCCACCCAAATAGGTCAATGGTGTCAATACAAAAGTTGGGATAATCGAGATATCATCGAAGGATTTAGCATAGACAGCATTAATAAAGCCGCCTAAAGAAAATAATAATGCGGTAATGATAACGGTATAAATTGTGACAGCAAGATTGTGAATGGTAAAATCGACAAAAAACCAACTCATGGCTGTAACGATTATGCCAACCAAAACACCTCGACAAACACCACCTATCACATAACCACAAAGAACGAGGTGCAAGGGCACTGGACTCATAATGAGTTCTTCAATACTTTTTTGAAATTTTGCACTAAAAAAGCTTGAGGATACATTGGCATAGCTATTGGTAATGATCGCCATCATAATCAAACCAGGCACAATAAACTGCATATAGCTAAAGCCACTCATCTGACCAATACGAGAACCGACTAAATTACCAAAAATGACAAAATACAAGCTCATGGTAATCGCGGGAGGGAGTAAAGTTTGTGGCCAAATTCGCATGAAACGTCTAATTTCTTTACGCACCAGAGTCCAAAGCGCAATTTGCAATTGGGTCATATTCATGGCGCGCTATCCTCTAGATTTTTTTCAACCATTTTGACAAATAGCTCTTCTAAACGGTTCGATTTATTACGCATACTGCGTACTTCTATACCCTGTGCTTGGAATAATAAAAATAAATCATTTAAATGGTGTGATTTATCCATTGTGACTTCAAGTGTCAGTGGGTCGATGAGATTAAATGTCAGACCAATAATTTCGATCTGTAAGGGCTCAATTGGCTTGGCTAAATCAAAAATAAAAGATTCTTCATTGAGTTGATTTAAGAAAGCTTTCATACTGGTGTCTTCTTTGATGGTACCGCGATCAATGATGGCAATACGTCGACAGAGCATTTCAGCTTCTTCTAAATAATGTGTGGTTAAAATAATAGAAGTACCTTGAGTATTCATCTCAATGAGGAAATCCCACATAGAACGTCGTAATTCAATATCAACGCCAGCAGTCGGTTCATCTAATATCAGTAATTTTGGGTCATGCATCATGGCACGCGCAATCATCAGACGACGCTTCATACCACCCGACAGCATTCGGGATTGAATTTGTGCTTTTTCCCATAACCCTAATTTTTCCAAATAGTATTCAGCACGTTTTTTGGCAATGTGCGCAGGAATCCCATAATAACCAGCTTGAGTAACGAGAATATCGAAAGGTTTTTCAAAATGACCAAAGTTAAACTCTTGCGGTACGACACCTAAACAACGTTTTGCTTTAGAAGGATGGGTATCGAGATCATGATCAAAAATTTTAACTTGACCAGAGGTTTTGCGGGTTAAGCTACTAATAATACCGATTGTCGTCGATTTTCCAGCACCGTTCGGACCGAGTAAAGCATAGAATTCCCCCTCTGGAACATGAAGGTTGATTCCTTTTAATGCTTGAAATCCATTGCGATACGTTTTCGATAAATCCGTTAATGTCAAAGCATTAGTCATGAAAAGCTCGTCTATTGAATTTGGGGGGTATTGTGGAACAAGTTGTTGCAGAAACCAAGCTTAATTGCCGAGACTAATCGTTGCAAGACTAGAACATTGTATAAAGCATGAGCAGCAATGTGTGCTGTATAAGGATAAATGCTTTACCTTGCTGTTTTTTTTGCTATGATGTGCGAATTGTTTTATGCGCTCATAGCTCAACTGGATAGAGTACAGGTCTCCGAAGCCTGTGGCGTGGGTTCGAGTCCCGCTGAGCGCACCAAACCTTTTAATAAAATCAATGACTTATATTGGGTTTGGCGTAAAATTGGCGTAATTAATAAAAAACTCTATCCTCATATAGAAAAAACCCCGCTAAATTTTGCGAGGTCTTCCCGGTGTTTTCTTTAGTGTATCTGGTCGCTCATTTAACCATTTTGATACTTGTCCCAGATTCCATCTTCTACCTTTTATTGTTTCAGTCACAAACTTTGGTTTGGGAAAATCTTTAAGGCAGATAATAGCAGCTTTGAAATACCCTTTTTCATAATTTAGAAATTCTGCTGCTTGTTCATCAGTTAACCAAATATCGGATGGTGGTAGAGCAACTATAAAGTTGCCCATGTTAGTCATTACGCTCATTTGACCTCCGCAGCTTCGATCATCATTTCATAAATGGGGGTAAAGTAATCCCTTGTAAGATCTCCCCAGTGATACAAACTATTCTCTAAGCGCTGCACAACGTGGTCAGGAATTTCTTTCGGCACCAACACAAAACCTTCTGGCACGGCGCTGGCTTTGAGATGCTGCCAAATTTCCCACTTCTCCTGCATTTCAGCACAGTAGTATTTACCTTCATTACCATCACCGATTCGTGCTGTATCATATTTTTGAAAAAGAACTTTTCTGCTTGCGAAAGGTCGTTTCGTAAATTCAAATTCTTCAAAAGCCGCACGTTCTTTTTGAATATCCATTATTTTCCCCCTTAACTGTGACCATGCATAAACATGGCCGTATCTTTTAACCTTGCATCAATTCTGATTCGCGTTTTTGTGCAGCTAGATCGATGCGCTGGCGATCTTGATCACTAAGTTCGTCGATAGCTGGGTCTATATACTCTGCATTAATATCGTTTTGAGTTTTAGCACTCTGAATACGAAGAATTACCCCATCCACAAAACCCACCTCTGCATCTACTACAGAGTCGTTAAATATATCGCCCTGTGTAACGATTTCTTTTCGTGCAGCCCATGCCGTCATAAGTGCGTGACCTTTTTCGCCGTGCAGCCTTTTGAGTTGTGGCAACATAGCCATTAATTCATCTAATGTTTTACAAGCATTGATTTGTTCAGTGCTTAGTTCTTGATTTGCAGCTTCAAGTTCAGCTAGTCGTTTTTCGATAGCCTCTTCAAGCGGTTTTCGCTGCTCAGCAGTCCATGACTTCGTATAGTTGGTCTGAGCTTTTACTTCTGCCGGTGTTTGAGCACTAGCCACATCACCGAGCAAGTTGTTTAATTTATTTTGATATTCTTGATCAGGTTTTGATTCTGCCTTAGGCTCTGCCTTTTTTACTGGCTTAACTTCCGTTTTGGGTTCAGGCTTTTTTACTGGAGTCGCCTCCTTAGCAGGTGCTTTAAACTTCTCAGATTGGGCTTTAACTAAAACCATGAGTTGTTTACGTTCTTCACGTTCTGCATGGTCCATCACCTGTTCTTCCATTACGTCTAAATGAGCAGGGGATTTAGCACTTAAAATACCGTGCTTAATTTGTGCGAAAGTGGGTGGATAGTATATTTCTTCTTGCCCAACAACTTCCTGCTGCTGGGTGTTATTAACATGAACCTCATTTTGTGTGGAATTTTGGACATTTTGATTTTGGTCAACATCTTGATCGGTATTATCTACGCTAACCCAATCACCATCGATAGTTACGCTTTTGCCTTGTTCACCAGCTTGAGTAACTTCCATTGCATTAGTGAGTTCGATTGACTGCGGCATGTATTTTAAAACTTGAAGTAGTGCTACTTTACGAGCGTACATTTCAAAGTTCTTTTTATTGTCAGCAAGAGCATAGTGAGCATTGCCAACTTTATTATTTTTCTTTAAATGTGCCTCAACACGTTTAACTGGCCACACCTCAATAACGGGCATTTC
This window contains:
- a CDS encoding ABC transporter permease; protein product: MNMTQLQIALWTLVRKEIRRFMRIWPQTLLPPAITMSLYFVIFGNLVGSRIGQMSGFSYMQFIVPGLIMMAIITNSYANVSSSFFSAKFQKSIEELIMSPVPLHLVLCGYVIGGVCRGVLVGIIVTAMSWFFVDFTIHNLAVTIYTVIITALLFSLGGFINAVYAKSFDDISIIPTFVLTPLTYLGGVFYAMTALTPFWQNLSLLNPIVYMVNAFRYGILGYSDVNVSISLGVITLCCALLYGIAYYLLSRGSGMHE
- a CDS encoding ABC transporter ATP-binding protein; this encodes MTNALTLTDLSKTYRNGFQALKGINLHVPEGEFYALLGPNGAGKSTTIGIISSLTRKTSGQVKIFDHDLDTHPSKAKRCLGVVPQEFNFGHFEKPFDILVTQAGYYGIPAHIAKKRAEYYLEKLGLWEKAQIQSRMLSGGMKRRLMIARAMMHDPKLLILDEPTAGVDIELRRSMWDFLIEMNTQGTSIILTTHYLEEAEMLCRRIAIIDRGTIKEDTSMKAFLNQLNEESFIFDLAKPIEPLQIEIIGLTFNLIDPLTLEVTMDKSHHLNDLFLLFQAQGIEVRSMRNKSNRLEELFVKMVEKNLEDSAP
- a CDS encoding recombinase RecT, translated to MNVQLQNTQKNPVASFNAFMQKHKSQLEMALPKHLNADRMVRLTLTAFSQNPALQKCDPVSIFGSIITASQLGLEPGVNGQGYLIPYGKKCNFVPGWKGLVDLANRGGRSSVWTGAVYEGDDFDYMLGDSPYCKHKPYGEFDVNKLTHVYAIGRVKDAEMPVIEVWPVKRVEAHLKKNNKVGNAHYALADNKKNFEMYARKVALLQVLKYMPQSIELTNAMEVTQAGEQGKSVTIDGDWVSVDNTDQDVDQNQNVQNSTQNEVHVNNTQQQEVVGQEEIYYPPTFAQIKHGILSAKSPAHLDVMEEQVMDHAEREERKQLMVLVKAQSEKFKAPAKEATPVKKPEPKTEVKPVKKAEPKAESKPDQEYQNKLNNLLGDVASAQTPAEVKAQTNYTKSWTAEQRKPLEEAIEKRLAELEAANQELSTEQINACKTLDELMAMLPQLKRLHGEKGHALMTAWAARKEIVTQGDIFNDSVVDAEVGFVDGVILRIQSAKTQNDINAEYIDPAIDELSDQDRQRIDLAAQKRESELMQG